From Spirosoma aerolatum, one genomic window encodes:
- the dnaE gene encoding DNA polymerase III subunit alpha, whose amino-acid sequence MQFSHLHCHTQYSLLDGQADIKKLIKKAKADNMPAVAITDHGNMFGVFEFVAEASKQGIKPIVGCEFYVVDDHTRKQFTKEQKDIRYHQLLLAKNPQGYKNLAKLCSLGYMEGLYGKYPRVTKELIDKYKEGLIATTCCIGAIVPKTILKKGEEAGEAEFKWWLDRFGEDYYVELQRHEIPDQIKANEVLVKLARKYNVKIIASNDSHYVDRDDWVAHDILLCVNTGEKQSTPSMKEFNDDEAIPKNTRFAFFSDQFYFKNTQEMSTLFHDLPEAIDNTNEIVDKVEVLKLKRDILLPNFPIPQEFQIHTDDVANQWEYLKHLTFTGAKERWGEIDQKAQERLDFELFTIKTMGFAGYFLIVADFIKAGRDLGVMVGPGRGSAAGSAVAYCIGITNIDPIKYDLLFERFLNPDRKSMPDIDTDFDDEGRQRVIDYVVDKYGKQQVAAIVTYGTMAAKSAIKDVSRVMDLPLSDANALAKLVPDKPTYNMTLRRIFEDPIDGPGGLAGVIQPDEVENVKRMRALESGDQSVGRAMKLIDTEKVQNVLQQARRLEGTVRNTGVHAAGIIIAPDDLSNIVPVSTSKDTNLIITQYEGKVIEDAGVIKMDFLGLRNLTIIKECLRLIKQNHGGLFVNGVETGIDDIPLDDPKAYELFQRGETNAIFQFESDGMKKHMKDLKPDRFEDLIAMNALYRPGPIQYIPNYINRKHGREEVKYDLPEMAEYLADTYGITVYQEQLMLLSQKLGNFTKGDADVLRKAMGKKDRATLDKMKGKFMEGCAANKLNLKTCEKVWTDWEAFASYAFNKSHSTCYAFVAYQTAYLKTYYKSEYMAAVLTSCLGNIEKITFFLEECKNIGIPVLGPDVNESERVFGVNQKGEIRFGLGGIKGAGDAAVEAIIEERQAGGPFKDIFDFAIRVNLRTVNKKTLESLAYAGAFDALDEYHRAQYFEVPPTETSPFLEKIIRYANNYHAEKAAAQQSLFGALTGGEPMLPRPKAPTVPEWNQIEKLKFEKDVVGFYITGHPLDEFKLELEGFCNCTLDKIFEIKSPEIKVAGIVSSMQTKIAKNGNPFCIFKIEDYSTSVELALFGDDYVRMGQYVDVGRFLHITGKTQNRWNSENLEFKATNIRLLTEMREKFCKEVRVSLTLDAVNAQLISQINDLVNAHPGTCSLSLNVVDPVERIEVSLQARTLKVFPANTFIRALEAMDGVTCKVA is encoded by the coding sequence ATGCAATTCTCACATCTCCACTGCCATACCCAATACTCCCTGCTCGATGGGCAGGCCGACATTAAAAAGCTGATTAAGAAGGCAAAAGCTGATAATATGCCTGCTGTGGCGATTACCGACCACGGCAATATGTTTGGGGTATTCGAATTCGTTGCGGAAGCCAGCAAGCAGGGCATTAAGCCTATTGTTGGGTGTGAATTTTATGTGGTAGACGACCATACGCGGAAACAGTTTACCAAAGAGCAGAAGGACATTCGTTACCACCAGTTGCTACTGGCTAAAAACCCGCAGGGCTACAAAAACCTGGCTAAACTTTGCTCGCTGGGTTACATGGAGGGACTCTACGGTAAATACCCGCGCGTAACGAAGGAACTGATCGATAAATACAAGGAAGGGCTCATTGCTACTACGTGTTGCATTGGGGCTATCGTGCCCAAGACTATCCTGAAAAAAGGCGAAGAAGCGGGCGAAGCCGAATTCAAATGGTGGCTCGACCGCTTTGGCGAAGACTACTACGTTGAGCTACAGCGACACGAGATTCCCGACCAGATTAAGGCCAATGAGGTACTAGTGAAGTTGGCCCGGAAGTACAATGTAAAAATCATTGCGTCGAACGATTCGCACTACGTAGACCGCGACGACTGGGTTGCTCACGATATTTTACTTTGCGTAAACACGGGCGAAAAACAGAGTACGCCGTCGATGAAGGAATTCAACGACGATGAAGCGATACCCAAAAATACCCGCTTTGCGTTCTTCTCCGATCAGTTCTATTTCAAGAACACGCAGGAGATGAGCACGTTGTTTCACGACCTGCCCGAAGCCATCGACAACACCAACGAAATTGTCGATAAGGTGGAAGTGCTGAAGCTCAAGCGGGATATTCTGCTGCCCAACTTCCCGATTCCTCAGGAGTTCCAGATCCATACCGACGACGTAGCGAACCAGTGGGAATACCTCAAGCACCTGACCTTTACCGGCGCGAAAGAGCGCTGGGGCGAAATTGACCAGAAAGCGCAAGAACGCCTTGACTTCGAATTGTTTACGATCAAGACAATGGGTTTCGCGGGCTACTTCCTCATCGTGGCCGACTTCATCAAAGCCGGGCGTGATCTGGGCGTGATGGTCGGACCAGGACGGGGTAGTGCGGCCGGAAGTGCCGTAGCCTATTGCATCGGCATTACCAATATCGACCCGATTAAATACGACCTGCTGTTCGAGCGATTCCTGAACCCTGACCGGAAATCTATGCCCGATATCGATACCGACTTTGACGATGAGGGTCGTCAACGGGTAATCGACTACGTAGTGGATAAATACGGCAAGCAGCAGGTGGCCGCTATCGTTACGTACGGTACCATGGCGGCCAAGTCGGCGATCAAAGACGTGAGTCGGGTCATGGATTTGCCTTTATCCGATGCCAACGCGCTGGCAAAACTCGTTCCCGATAAGCCAACGTATAACATGACCCTCCGACGGATTTTCGAAGATCCGATCGATGGGCCGGGTGGTCTGGCGGGTGTGATTCAGCCCGACGAGGTGGAGAATGTAAAGCGCATGCGGGCGCTCGAATCTGGCGATCAGTCGGTAGGGCGAGCCATGAAACTGATCGACACCGAGAAGGTCCAGAACGTACTGCAACAGGCGCGTCGCCTGGAAGGAACGGTTCGGAACACGGGTGTTCACGCGGCTGGTATCATCATCGCGCCTGATGATCTGTCAAACATCGTTCCCGTCTCGACATCGAAAGATACCAACCTGATTATCACCCAATATGAGGGGAAAGTTATTGAGGACGCGGGCGTTATCAAGATGGACTTTCTGGGGCTGCGCAACCTGACGATCATTAAGGAATGCCTGCGACTCATCAAGCAAAATCACGGTGGGCTGTTCGTCAACGGCGTCGAAACCGGCATTGATGATATTCCACTGGATGATCCGAAAGCGTACGAACTGTTCCAGCGGGGCGAAACCAACGCCATTTTCCAGTTCGAATCCGACGGGATGAAGAAGCACATGAAGGACCTGAAGCCCGACCGCTTCGAGGACCTCATTGCCATGAACGCGCTCTATCGGCCTGGTCCCATTCAGTACATTCCGAACTACATCAACCGCAAACATGGCCGGGAGGAAGTCAAATACGACCTCCCCGAAATGGCGGAATATCTGGCGGATACGTACGGCATTACGGTCTATCAGGAGCAATTGATGCTGCTGTCGCAGAAGCTGGGTAATTTTACCAAGGGCGATGCCGACGTACTGCGGAAAGCGATGGGTAAGAAAGACCGCGCAACGCTCGACAAGATGAAGGGCAAGTTCATGGAGGGCTGCGCGGCCAACAAACTGAACCTGAAGACCTGCGAGAAGGTCTGGACCGACTGGGAAGCGTTTGCGTCGTACGCGTTCAACAAATCGCACTCGACTTGCTACGCGTTCGTTGCCTACCAGACGGCATACCTCAAAACCTACTATAAATCCGAGTACATGGCGGCCGTCCTGACAAGCTGCCTGGGCAACATCGAAAAGATTACGTTCTTCCTCGAAGAGTGTAAAAACATCGGTATTCCCGTACTTGGCCCCGACGTCAACGAATCGGAGCGCGTATTTGGCGTGAACCAGAAAGGTGAAATTCGGTTTGGGCTGGGCGGTATCAAAGGGGCGGGTGATGCCGCCGTTGAGGCCATTATAGAAGAGCGCCAGGCGGGTGGTCCTTTCAAAGATATTTTCGACTTCGCGATCCGGGTCAACTTACGTACCGTCAACAAGAAAACCCTTGAATCGCTGGCCTACGCCGGTGCTTTCGATGCCCTGGACGAATACCACCGGGCGCAATATTTCGAGGTACCCCCTACCGAAACCAGCCCTTTCCTGGAAAAAATCATCCGGTATGCCAACAACTACCACGCCGAGAAAGCGGCTGCCCAGCAATCGTTATTTGGGGCATTGACGGGTGGAGAACCGATGTTGCCCCGCCCCAAAGCCCCAACAGTACCTGAATGGAACCAGATTGAAAAGCTGAAATTCGAGAAAGACGTGGTTGGTTTTTATATCACTGGCCACCCGCTCGATGAATTCAAACTCGAACTAGAAGGTTTTTGTAATTGTACGCTGGACAAGATTTTCGAGATTAAGTCGCCCGAAATCAAGGTAGCCGGCATTGTATCGTCGATGCAGACGAAGATCGCCAAAAACGGCAATCCGTTCTGTATTTTCAAGATCGAAGATTACAGTACCTCCGTCGAACTGGCTCTTTTCGGCGACGATTACGTGCGTATGGGGCAATATGTAGATGTGGGCCGTTTTCTGCACATCACCGGAAAAACGCAGAATCGCTGGAACTCCGAAAACCTGGAATTCAAAGCCACCAACATCCGGCTGCTGACCGAGATGCGAGAGAAATTCTGCAAAGAAGTCCGCGTATCGCTAACGCTGGACGCGGTAAACGCCCAGTTGATCAGTCAGATCAATGACCTGGTCAATGCTCACCCAGGCACTTGTTCATTGTCACTGAACGTAGTTGACCCGGTCGAACGGATCGAAGTGAGTCTACAGGCACGGACGCTAAAAGTGTTCCCAGCCAATACATTTATCCGGGCGCTGGAAGCCATGGACGGGGTCACCTGCAAGGTGGCGTAG
- a CDS encoding DUF6922 domain-containing protein codes for MTNYPNLSPTAFWDVDMQKLDYETNARFIIEKVMNYGLWADILEILRYYGRDRIKTEVIQAAYLKKKTLSFCCAIFDLSPQQFRCYTRQQSNQLPWNY; via the coding sequence ATGACTAACTACCCTAACCTCTCTCCCACCGCTTTTTGGGATGTGGATATGCAGAAGCTGGATTATGAAACCAACGCCCGGTTTATTATTGAGAAGGTAATGAATTACGGACTCTGGGCAGATATCCTTGAAATCCTGCGCTATTACGGTCGTGATCGGATCAAAACTGAAGTCATACAAGCGGCTTATTTAAAGAAGAAAACCTTATCTTTTTGTTGCGCTATTTTTGATCTCAGCCCCCAACAGTTCCGATGCTACACCCGTCAACAGTCGAACCAGCTACCCTGGAATTATTAA
- a CDS encoding nucleotidyl transferase AbiEii/AbiGii toxin family protein: protein MTQPFLEQFALAGGTNLALRFGHRQSIDFDLFTNQSFSEQDIFGDLLATFPTLIKTDEARNTLSLFIEGVKVDLLAHRYPLLKPFTFDTGIRLWSVEDVIAMKLGAVSGRGAKKDFWDIAELLNHFSMTDMLELFAAKYPNSDPGYVIRSLTYFDDAEMQTDPVTLKAITWPQVKRQVLKAVRELI, encoded by the coding sequence ATGACTCAGCCCTTTCTTGAACAGTTTGCCTTGGCCGGTGGCACAAATTTAGCTTTACGATTCGGCCACCGTCAGTCTATCGACTTCGACTTATTTACAAATCAATCGTTCTCGGAACAAGATATTTTTGGCGATCTATTAGCTACATTCCCAACCTTAATTAAAACAGATGAAGCCCGTAATACGCTCAGTTTGTTTATAGAAGGCGTTAAAGTTGATCTTCTGGCGCATCGTTATCCACTACTTAAGCCTTTCACATTCGATACCGGAATACGGCTATGGTCGGTTGAAGATGTTATTGCCATGAAGTTAGGGGCCGTTAGTGGACGAGGAGCAAAAAAGGATTTTTGGGATATAGCTGAACTGCTTAACCACTTCTCAATGACGGATATGCTTGAGCTTTTTGCTGCTAAATATCCAAATAGCGATCCTGGCTATGTTATTCGTTCATTGACCTATTTTGATGATGCAGAAATGCAAACAGACCCAGTAACCCTAAAAGCCATCACCTGGCCCCAGGTTAAACGGCAAGTCTTGAAAGCTGTCAGAGAGTTGATATAG
- the trxA gene encoding thioredoxin has translation MAAGSLAVEATDANFDELINSDKPVLVDFWAEWCGPCRMVGPVVEQLAGEYEGKAVVAKMDVDQHSQVPAKFGIRSIPTLMIFKNGQLVDKVIGAVPKNVLEQKLQGALEPAAI, from the coding sequence ATGGCAGCAGGATCACTTGCCGTAGAAGCAACCGATGCAAACTTCGACGAACTCATAAATTCTGATAAACCTGTTTTAGTAGACTTCTGGGCTGAATGGTGCGGTCCCTGTCGGATGGTAGGCCCGGTTGTTGAACAACTTGCTGGCGAATACGAAGGAAAAGCCGTTGTCGCCAAAATGGACGTTGACCAGCATTCGCAGGTTCCAGCCAAATTTGGTATCCGCAGCATCCCAACCCTGATGATCTTCAAAAACGGTCAGTTAGTCGATAAAGTAATTGGTGCCGTTCCCAAGAACGTACTGGAGCAAAAGCTACAGGGCGCTCTTGAACCCGCAGCGATATAA